A stretch of Macadamia integrifolia cultivar HAES 741 chromosome 7, SCU_Mint_v3, whole genome shotgun sequence DNA encodes these proteins:
- the LOC122085197 gene encoding mitotic spindle checkpoint protein BUBR1-like has protein sequence MLTARGFKFENLKSLSLSLSLPPYAHFIPSFRDLCHSVCVCAMEELQNLDPETAFLASNQQTGNEWELFKENVKPLKRGRNISLLNNALKSQSDTRLRKSLLENRRRLIKAIDEYQGDDPLQPWLECIKWVQESYPTGGDSSGIVVILEQCVRTFWHTDIYKEDLRYLKVWLEYAENCADAEVIYSFLDANKIGQTHSLYYTSYALHMESKNKIKSANDIFNLGISR, from the exons ATGTTAACGGCTCGTggattcaaatttgaaaatttgaaatctctctctctctctctctccctccctccgtacgctcattttattccttctTTCAGGGACTTGTGTCACTCTGTGTGTGTTTGCGCCATGGAAGAGCTTCAGAATTTGGATCCAGAAACAGCGTTTCTCGCCTCCAACCAGCAAACAGGAAATGAGTGGGAACTCTTCAAGGAGAACGTTAAACCCTTGAAAAGAGGTCGTAATATTAGCCTCTTAAATAACGCCCTCAAATCCCAGTCCGATACTCGCCTTCGAAAATCTCTCCTTGAGAACCGAAG GAGGTTGATCAAGGCGATTGATGAGTACCAAGGAGATGATCCTCTCCAACCGTGGCTTGA gtGCATCAAATGGGTTCAGGAGTCTTACCCCACTGGTGGAGACAGTTCAGGCATTGTTGTAATTTTGGAACAATGTGTGCGTACTTTTTGGCACACAGACATCTACAAGGAGGATCTCCGTTACCTTAAAGTTTGGTTGGAATAT GCGGAGAATTGTGCTGATGCTGAAGTGATATACAGTTTTCTCGATGCAAATAAAATTGGGCAGACACATTCTCTGTATTATACATCATATGCTTTGCATAtggaatccaaaaataaaatcaaaagtgCAAATGACATCTTCAATCTTGGCATATCGAGGTGA